A portion of the Lolium rigidum isolate FL_2022 chromosome 1, APGP_CSIRO_Lrig_0.1, whole genome shotgun sequence genome contains these proteins:
- the LOC124661346 gene encoding L-arabinokinase-like has translation MQYHQTAVVPRESILKTEAEWLGAVKADLVVSDVVPVVCRAAADAGIRSVCIGNFSWDYIYAEYIVGAGYHHRSIVWQIAEDYSHCEILLRLPGYCPMPAFRDVTDVPLVVRGLRKSRSEVRKDLGIAENAKVVIFNFGGQPAGWKLKQEWLPDGWICLVCGASDSQELPPNFIKLAKDTYTPDVMAASDCMLGKVGYGTASEALAYKLPFVFVRRDYFNEEPFLRNLLEHYQNSIEMIRRDFLSGHWKPYLLRALTLQPCYDGPINGGQVAARTLQDIAVGKKCVSDKFNGARRLQDAIVLGYQLQRTPGKDVEIPDWYSLSGAEIGAHPILENIEKEGSTESCCEDFEILHGDLQGLTDTMTFLKSLSGLAGSEFKNSEVQSRERTAASVLFDWEREIYVARAPGRLDVMGGIADYSGSLVLQLPLREACHVAIQRNHPSEQKLWKHTQARQLEKEAVVPVVQIVSFGSDLSNRAPTFDMDLSDFMDGDKPISYEKARRFFCQDPSQKWAAYVAGTILILMTELGVQFTDSMSILVSSAVPEGKGVSSSASVEVATMSAIAAAYGLNITPRDLALLCQKVENHVVGAPCGVMDQMTSACGEANKLLAMVCQPAEVKELVTIPNHMRFWGLDSGIRHSVGGGDYGSVRIGTYMGRKMIKCAASDIVSVSSTSDASARSDDSKENGRDVPSSEASMEYLCNLPPHRYEAAYSKDIPEIVTGDAFLVKYGDHNDTVTVIDPKRSYSVKAPTRHPIYENFRVETFKALLTAANTDEQLAALGELMYQCHYSYNACGLGSDGTDRLVNLVQEMQHIKTREDGSPSLFGAKITGGGSGGSVCVIGKNCLESAEEIAEIQQRYKAATGYQPILFDGSSPGAGKFGHLKIRWRRPSSPLT, from the exons ATGCAGTACCATCAGACGGCGGTGGTGCCCCGGGAGTCGATCCTGAAGACGGAGGCGGAGTGGCTCGGCGCCGTCAAGGCAGACCTAGTG GTCTCGGATGTTGTTCCTGTGGTGTGCAGGGCGGCTGCGGATGCGGGTATCCGCTCGGTGTGCATTGGGAATTTTAG TTGGGACTACATATATGCGGAATACATTGTGGGGGCCGGGTATCATCACAGATCTATTGTTTGGCAG ATAGCGGAGGATTATTCTCATTGTGAGATATTACTTCGCCTACCTGGATACTGCCCTA TGCCAGCTTTTCGTGATGTCACTGACGTGCCTCTTGTCGTAAGAGGTTTGCGCAAATCTAGATCTGAG GTGAGGAAGGACCTCGGGATTGCGGAGAATGCTAAGGTTGTCATTTTCAATTTTGGTGGACAG CCAGCAGGATGGAAACTGAAGCAAGAATGGCTGCCTGATGGTTGGATCTGTTTG GTATGTGGCGCATCTGATTCTCAAGAGCTTCCCCCAAACTTCATTAAGCTTGCAAAAGATACTTACACACCAGATGTTATGGCTGCATCTGACTGCATGCTTG GAAAAGTCGGATATGGAACTGCAAGTGAGGCTTTGGCCTACAAACTGCCATTTGTGTTTGTCCGCAGAGATTATTTTAATGAAGAGCCATTTTTGCGGAATTTGCTTGAG CATTACCAAAACAGTATTGAGATGATTAGAAGGGATTTTCTTTCTGGGCACTGGAAACCTTATCTATTACGCGCTCTAACACTTCAACCATGCTATGATGGCCCAATAAATGGTGGTCAG GTGGCTGCTCGGACCCTTCAGGACATTGCTGTTGGAAAGAAGTGTGTTTCTGACAAA TTTAATGGGGCAAGACGATTGCAAGATGCAATAGTGTTAGGGTATCAACTACAGAGGACTCCTGGGAAAGATGTAGAAATTCCTGACTGGTATTCTCTTTCCGGCGCAGAAATTGGGGCTCATCCAATTTTAGAAAATATTGAAAAAGAAGGAAGCACAGAATC ATGCTGTGAAGACTTTGAGATACTTCATGGCGACCTGCAAGGCTTAACAGATACCATGACATTTTTGAAGAGCTTATCTGGACTTGCTGGAAGTGAGTTCAAGAATTCTGAGGTGCAATCCCGAGAGAGAACTGCTGCATCTGTGCTCTTTGACTGGGAG AGGGAGATATATGTAGCAAGGGCACCTGGACGGTTAGATGTCATGGGTGGCATTGCCGACTATTCAGGAAGTCTTGTTTTGCAG TTGCCTCTTCGGGAAGCCTGTCATGTTGCTATCCAGAGAAATCATCCCAGCGAGCAGAAGCTATGGAAGCATACACAAGCAAGACAGCTTGAGAAGGAAGCGGTGGTACCTGTGGTACAAATT GTTTCATTTGGTTCTGATTTGAGTAACCGTGCACCAACTTTTGATATGGACCTGTCAGATTTTATGGATGGTGACAAACCAATATCCTATGAAAAAGCCAGAAGGTTTTTCTGCCAGGACCCATCACAAAA ATGGGCTGCTTATGTCGCCGGAACAATTTTAATCTTGATGACTGAGCTAGGTGTGCAGTTCACTGATAGCATGAGCATTCTG GTTTCTTCTGCTGTGCCAGAAGGCAAAGGTGTTTCTTCTTCTGCATCAGTTGAGGTTGCCACGATGTCTGCTATTGCAGCTGCCTATG GTTTAAACATTACTCCAAGGGATCTTGCTTTGCTTTGTCAAAAG GTTGAAAATCATGTTGTTGGAGCTCCATGCGGGGTCATGGACCAAATGACATCCGCTTGTGGCGAAGCTAACAAACTCCTTGCAATGGTTTGCCAG CCTGCAGAAGTGAAGGAATTGGTTACAATTCCTAATCATATGCGATTCTGGGGTCTAGACTCTGGAATACGGCATAG TGTTGGTGGGGGAGATTATGGATCTGTAAGGATAGGCACTTATATGGGACGAAAGATGATCAAGTGTGCAGCATCCGACATAGTATCGGTATCCTCAACTTCAGATGCCTCTGCTCGGTCCGATGATTCTAAAGAAAATGGCAGGGATGTACCGAGTTCTGAAGCTTCCATGGAGTATTTGTGCAACCTACCACCTCACAG ATATGAAGCTGCTTATTCAAAAGATATTCCGGAGATCGTTACTGGAGATGCATTTTTAGTGAAATATGGAGACCACAATGACACGGTAACAGTAATTGATCCAAAGAGGTCTTACAGCGTGAAGGCGCCTACTAGGCATCCCATATATGAAAACTTCCGAGTTGAG ACCTTCAAAGCATTATTAACAGCAGCTAATACAGATGAGCAATTGGCAGCCCTTGGAGAACTTATGTACCAG TGCCACTACAGCTATAATGCATGTGGTCTTGGTTCTGACGGCACCGATAGGCTGGTCAATCTAGTACAAGAAATGCAGCATATAAAGACTCGAGAAGATGGAAGTCCTAGTCTATTCGGTGCAAAGATTACGGGCGGAGGGTCTGGTGGTTCGGTCTGCGTTATTGGGAAGAACTGCCTCGAAAGCGCCGAAGAGATTGCCGAG ATTCAACAAAGGTACAAGGCAGCCACAGGATACCAGCCAATCCTTTTCGATGGGTCGTCTCCCGGCGCCGGCAAGTTTGGTCACCTGAAGATCCGATGGCGGCGGCCTTCGTCGCCCCTCACCTAA
- the LOC124661338 gene encoding uncharacterized protein LOC124661338 produces the protein MGKGRRDDRISALPNDILVNILDRLNVPDVARTSILSRRWSQLPTKLSRLIINAQDFLPRGVSNATVSDDEMVRANATAAEATKSILARRSPGEHTIRFLSAAFYLRDDAPISIGKAVGHTMEKHLVETARFSLMTGKVGVDDLKDDELVICGREFMRFFDACHNAFRGLTSLDMEDLRFSEPDISNILVTCKRLKHLRMTNCDSGDPSTLQIDHSHLTELSIAQSAFEQVKLNWLPQLTQMTFDNWLDYQDPLVLGHVPLLETLSLTNVGHSFHRLVKLSEFLSGTSIRVLKLVFKCERIWVQPERPTKSLASVFRQLRFVNLVTLPEGYDLTWTMFILEAAPLLKELCMTVWDHACIMQTDEETRKEELYSENRGVEWDSAAADFKHHNLVTLIIFCFESDDYMVSYLRRIMAAAVNLEDVFLYSRLECDNCQDEKPIRFPWTKRQRISLKKRVTEGIESFAIIHAYSTVRAHHLAKYMYPECSLDISRKILLNRQ, from the coding sequence ATGGGGAAAGGCAGAAGAGATGATAGGATCAGCGCATTGCCCAATGACATTCTCGTCAACATTCTCGACCGACTCAATGTCCCCGACGTCGCAAGAACTAGCATCCTCTCCAGAAGGTGGAGTCAGCTCCCCACCAAGCTCTCTCGGCTGATAATAAACGCCCAGGACTTCCTGCCCAGGGGCGTGTCAAATGCAACCGTGTCTGATGATGAAATGGTTCGGGCGAATGCTACCGCTGCCGAGGCGACGAAGAGCATACTGGCACGCAGAAGTCCAGGCGAACACACCATCCGCTTCCTATCTGCCGCGTTCTACTTGAGAGACGATGCCCCCATATCCATCGGAAAAGCCGTTGGTCACACGATGGAAAAGCACCTGGTTGAGACGGCACGGTTCAGTCTCATGACGGGGAAAGTCGGCGTCGATGACCTCAAGGATGATGAGCTGGTCATATGCGGGAGAGAATTCATGCGCTTCTTCGATGCCTGTCACAATGCATTCCGTGGTCTCACTAGCCTTGACATGGAGGATCTGAGGTTTTCTGAACCAGACATATCCAACATCCTCGTCACCTGCAAGCGGCTGAAGCATTTGCGCATGACCAACTGCGACTCAGGTGATCCCAGCACGCTGCAAATTGACCACTCGCATCTCACTGAGCTCAGTATAGCTCAATCTGCTTTCGAACAAGTTAAGCTGAATTGGCTCCCTCAACTCACGCAGATGACCTTTGATAATTGGTTAGATTACCAAGATCCACTGGTTCTTGGTCATGTCCCGTTGCTCGAGACTCTAAGCCTCACAAATGTTGGTCATAGTTTTCACAGGCTGGTCAAGTTAAGCGAGTTTCTTAGCGGCACCTCCATACGGGTTCTCAAGTTGGTATTTAAATGTGAGAGGATTTGGGTGCAGCCAGAACGTCCGACCAAAAGTCTGGCATCCGTTTTCCGCCAACTAAGGTTTGTCAATCTGGTTACTCTTCCCGAGGGGTATGATCTCACATGGACAATGTTTATTCTTGAAGCCGCACCCTTACTGAAGGAGCTATGCATGACAGTATGGGATCACGCGTGTATAATGCAAACAGATGAGGAGACAAGGAAGGAAGAATTGTATAGCGAGAACAGGGGTGTTGAATGGGACTCGGCTGCAGCTGATTTCAAACACCACAATTTGGTCACACTTATCATATTTTGCTTCGAATCTGATGATTACATGGTGAGTTATCTCCGACGTATTATGGCAGCAGCGGTGAATCTAGAGGACGTGTTCCTGTATAGTAGGTTGGAGTGCGACAACTGCCAAGATGAGAAGCCGATTAGGTTCCCTTGGACTAAAAGACAGAGGATATCACTGAAGAAGAGAGTTACCGAGGGAATTGAGTCCTTTGCCATAATTCACGCTTATTCAACAGTGAGGGCTCATCATCTTGCAAAGTATATGTACCCGGAGTGCTCATTAGACATATCTAGAAAAATATTACTTAACAGGCAGTGA